Proteins encoded by one window of Salmo trutta chromosome 17, fSalTru1.1, whole genome shotgun sequence:
- the LOC115151813 gene encoding voltage-dependent calcium channel beta subunit-associated regulatory protein isoform X1, with protein sequence MSNESTVWIRLTENSTGVPFEPGKQQDGYVLLLVLLSIFLGGTLVLLSVLLIVCRRCCDGDCRHARASDDPEKTNTSYMEESQPVHGQITIRVDESDCLSAASSHVDMETERFLSTGTQGGRRVSFNEVALFDHGKKAQEKGRRFTLTEGDFHHLKNARLTHLHIPPLALKIVTIHECESSENSIAMTTRPAAKSSLSIFQPALCARRPLCPLPQTALTSLSVSPSSALPGDTLNSVVDTSFSESPLAPGPKEPSTSSIEVMVSGSRNGGSPSLSEGASVTSVTGASPGTGVGQGPVLQFFTKLRRHASLEGASPYFKIKKWKLDSSQRASSLDTRGSPKRRQFQRQRAASESMDQEDSDDHHIDLIQYIASTQDATYHPCRPSASACLLPPSSPPTPPPSLGRLEVEVVVEPSCSRGQGLEVIGLSPEPQDEAASLGDCRQESSASDHQALYRDIWTLRASLEQYGSSDQINNNDRDSVRSDADSVCSLRGQTKRGGLPSYLSQDIGDGPKGDVELPMDEGMGEKEKGGKQDSVKSERGSDGESGNRKLMQMDSGYMSIEAPSRAPEELRLFGSSGSSGSIDRSALEKRHYFTSAGRTGTVVESFEVRIFEEEPDEETPAGAMGGMTIETARSPLGWSPYGQMFTPREVQPHPHPPLSIHHRDYSIDEKTDALFHEFLRHDPQFDQQETPKKHRSRIHLRKQWQRHKQYSDPGVRYQYHSFERQRNPLRRGDSVNYPLDTGYHSTLPRIISAPDEEASEGTPSTPQTPKAEAVVAGGAESAEVEEGDRRESPSSSCGSSTVTITDDKGMASCSPPPVPERDGLLGEQPDPQEDTRQAEHPLEPPDEPPQPPDKGYGPQTITAELTDKLSATLDERLYTGLRRTKDPTAVTECMVTVTHASPDHSPV encoded by the exons gACAGATCACCATCCGTGTAGACGAGTCAGACTGTCTATCGGCCGCAAGCTCCCACGTGGACATGGAGACAGAGCGCTTCCTGTCCACAGGCACCCAGGGTGGCCGCCGCGTCTCTTTCAATGAGGTGGCACTCTTCGACCACGGCAAGAAGGCCCAGGAGAAAGGCCGTAG GTTTACGTTGACCGAGGGTGACTTCCACCACCTGAAGAATGCGCGACTCACACACCTCCACATCCCGCCACTGGCCCTCAAGATTGTCACCATCCACGAGTGTGAGTCATCCGAGAACAGCATCGCCATGACGACCCGCCCCGCCGCCAAGTCCAGCCTCTCCATCTTCCAG CCGGCTTTGTGTGCCCGACGGCCCCTGTGTCCCCTGCCCCAGACAGCATTGACCAGTCTGAGTGTCAGCCCCAGCTCAGCCCTCCCTGGGGACACCCTTAACTCGGTGGTGGACACCAGCTTCAGTGAGAGTCCCCTGGCCCCGGGTCCCAAGGAGCCCAGCACCAGCAGC attGAGGTGATGGTGTCTGGCTCCAGGAATGGGGGAAGTCCGTCTTTGAGTGAAGGGGCGTCGGTGACGTCTGTGACGGGTGCATCTCCTGGCACAGGGGTGGGGCAGGGCCCTGTGCTGCAGTTCTTCACCAAGCTGAGGCGCCATGCCAGCCTGGAGGGAGCCAGCCCATACTTCAAGATCAAGAAGTGGAAGCTAGACAGCAGCCAGCGGGCCTCCAGTCTGGACACCAGAG gGTCCCCTAAGAGGAGGCAGTTCCAGCGGCAGCGCGCTGCCAGCGAGAGCATGGACCAGGAGGATAGCGACGACCACCACATTGACCTTATCCAGTACATTGCCAGCACCCAGGACGCCACCTATCACCCCTGCCGCCCCTCAGCCTCGGCCTGCCTcctgcccccctcctccccccccacGCCACCACCCTCCCTCGGCAG GttagaggtagaggtggtggtggaacCCAGCTGCAGCAGGGGCCAGGGGCTGGAGGTGATCGGCTTGTCCCCAGAGCCCCAGGACGAGGCAGCGAGCCTGGGGGACTGTAGACAGGAAAGCTCGGCATCAGACCACCAGGCCCTGTACAGAGACATCTGGACGCTCCGGGCCTCCCTGGAGCAGTACGGCTCCTCAGACCAGATCAACAACAACGACAGGGACTCTGTCCGCAGCGATGCTGACAGTGTCTGCTCTCTGAGGGGGCAGACCAAGAGGGGGGGGCTGCCCAGTTACCTCTCCCAGGACATCGGGGATGGGCCCAAGGGGGATGTGGAGCTGCCCATGGATGAAGGgatgggagagaaggagaaaggggggAAGCAGGACAGTGTGAAGTCAGAGAGGGGCAGTGACGGGGAGTCAGGGAACCGTAAGTTAATGCAGATGGACAGTGGCTATATGTCTATAGAGGCTCCATCACGGGCGCCAGAGGAGCTGAGACTGTTTGGCAGTAGTGGCAGCAGTGGCAGTATAGACAGGTCGGCCTTGGAGAAGAGACACTACTTCACCAGTGCAGGGCGCACTGGCACGGTGGTCGAGAGCTTCGAGGTCCGCATCTTCGAGGAAGAGCCAGACGAGGAGACGCCGGCGGGTGCAATGGGCGGCATGACCATAGAAACGGCCAGGTCTCCCCTGGGCTGGTCTCCGTACGGTCAGATGTTCACCCCACGAGAGGTGCAGCcgcacccccacccccccttatCAATTCACCACCGTGACTACAGCATCGACGAGAAGACGGACGCGCTCTTCCACGAGTTCCTCCGCCACGACCCCCAGTTTGACCAGCAGGAGACGCCGAAGAAACATCGCTCGCGCATCCACCTCCGCAAGCAGTGGCAGCGCCACAAGCAGTACAGTGACCCAGGCGTTCGCTACCAGTACCACTCCTTTGAGAGGCAGCGGAACCCCCTCCGACGAGGCGATAGCGTCAACTACCCGCTGGACACAGGCTACCACAGCACGCTTCCACGCATCATCAGTGCGCCTGACGAGGAGGCCAGcgaggggacccccagcaccccCCAGACGCCCAAGGCTGAGGCAGTGGTGGCGGGAGGGGCAGAAAGTGCCGAGGTGGAggaaggagacaggagagagagtcCCAGCAGTAGCTGTGGCAGTAGCACCGTGACCATCACAGACGACAAAGGGATGGCGTCCTGTTCCCCTCCCCCTGTCCCAGAGAGAGATGGTCTGCTAGGGGAGCAGCCCGACCCCCAGGAGGACACTAGGCAGGCAGAACACCCCCTTGAGCCACCTGATGAGCCCCCCCAGCCCCCTGACAAGGGCTACGGCCCACAGACCATCACAGCCGAGCTGACGGACAAGCTGAGCGCCACCCTGGACGAGCGGCTGTACACGGGCCTGCGACGGACAAAGGACCCGACGGCGGTGACTGAGTGTATGGTGACAGTCACTCACGCCTCCCCCGACCACAGCCCAGTGTAG
- the LOC115151813 gene encoding voltage-dependent calcium channel beta subunit-associated regulatory protein isoform X2, translating to METAAMPGPATTLRKPTPATWRSLSQYMITIRVDESDCLSAASSHVDMETERFLSTGTQGGRRVSFNEVALFDHGKKAQEKGRRFTLTEGDFHHLKNARLTHLHIPPLALKIVTIHECESSENSIAMTTRPAAKSSLSIFQPALCARRPLCPLPQTALTSLSVSPSSALPGDTLNSVVDTSFSESPLAPGPKEPSTSSIEVMVSGSRNGGSPSLSEGASVTSVTGASPGTGVGQGPVLQFFTKLRRHASLEGASPYFKIKKWKLDSSQRASSLDTRGSPKRRQFQRQRAASESMDQEDSDDHHIDLIQYIASTQDATYHPCRPSASACLLPPSSPPTPPPSLGRLEVEVVVEPSCSRGQGLEVIGLSPEPQDEAASLGDCRQESSASDHQALYRDIWTLRASLEQYGSSDQINNNDRDSVRSDADSVCSLRGQTKRGGLPSYLSQDIGDGPKGDVELPMDEGMGEKEKGGKQDSVKSERGSDGESGNRKLMQMDSGYMSIEAPSRAPEELRLFGSSGSSGSIDRSALEKRHYFTSAGRTGTVVESFEVRIFEEEPDEETPAGAMGGMTIETARSPLGWSPYGQMFTPREVQPHPHPPLSIHHRDYSIDEKTDALFHEFLRHDPQFDQQETPKKHRSRIHLRKQWQRHKQYSDPGVRYQYHSFERQRNPLRRGDSVNYPLDTGYHSTLPRIISAPDEEASEGTPSTPQTPKAEAVVAGGAESAEVEEGDRRESPSSSCGSSTVTITDDKGMASCSPPPVPERDGLLGEQPDPQEDTRQAEHPLEPPDEPPQPPDKGYGPQTITAELTDKLSATLDERLYTGLRRTKDPTAVTECMVTVTHASPDHSPV from the exons ATCACCATCCGTGTAGACGAGTCAGACTGTCTATCGGCCGCAAGCTCCCACGTGGACATGGAGACAGAGCGCTTCCTGTCCACAGGCACCCAGGGTGGCCGCCGCGTCTCTTTCAATGAGGTGGCACTCTTCGACCACGGCAAGAAGGCCCAGGAGAAAGGCCGTAG GTTTACGTTGACCGAGGGTGACTTCCACCACCTGAAGAATGCGCGACTCACACACCTCCACATCCCGCCACTGGCCCTCAAGATTGTCACCATCCACGAGTGTGAGTCATCCGAGAACAGCATCGCCATGACGACCCGCCCCGCCGCCAAGTCCAGCCTCTCCATCTTCCAG CCGGCTTTGTGTGCCCGACGGCCCCTGTGTCCCCTGCCCCAGACAGCATTGACCAGTCTGAGTGTCAGCCCCAGCTCAGCCCTCCCTGGGGACACCCTTAACTCGGTGGTGGACACCAGCTTCAGTGAGAGTCCCCTGGCCCCGGGTCCCAAGGAGCCCAGCACCAGCAGC attGAGGTGATGGTGTCTGGCTCCAGGAATGGGGGAAGTCCGTCTTTGAGTGAAGGGGCGTCGGTGACGTCTGTGACGGGTGCATCTCCTGGCACAGGGGTGGGGCAGGGCCCTGTGCTGCAGTTCTTCACCAAGCTGAGGCGCCATGCCAGCCTGGAGGGAGCCAGCCCATACTTCAAGATCAAGAAGTGGAAGCTAGACAGCAGCCAGCGGGCCTCCAGTCTGGACACCAGAG gGTCCCCTAAGAGGAGGCAGTTCCAGCGGCAGCGCGCTGCCAGCGAGAGCATGGACCAGGAGGATAGCGACGACCACCACATTGACCTTATCCAGTACATTGCCAGCACCCAGGACGCCACCTATCACCCCTGCCGCCCCTCAGCCTCGGCCTGCCTcctgcccccctcctccccccccacGCCACCACCCTCCCTCGGCAG GttagaggtagaggtggtggtggaacCCAGCTGCAGCAGGGGCCAGGGGCTGGAGGTGATCGGCTTGTCCCCAGAGCCCCAGGACGAGGCAGCGAGCCTGGGGGACTGTAGACAGGAAAGCTCGGCATCAGACCACCAGGCCCTGTACAGAGACATCTGGACGCTCCGGGCCTCCCTGGAGCAGTACGGCTCCTCAGACCAGATCAACAACAACGACAGGGACTCTGTCCGCAGCGATGCTGACAGTGTCTGCTCTCTGAGGGGGCAGACCAAGAGGGGGGGGCTGCCCAGTTACCTCTCCCAGGACATCGGGGATGGGCCCAAGGGGGATGTGGAGCTGCCCATGGATGAAGGgatgggagagaaggagaaaggggggAAGCAGGACAGTGTGAAGTCAGAGAGGGGCAGTGACGGGGAGTCAGGGAACCGTAAGTTAATGCAGATGGACAGTGGCTATATGTCTATAGAGGCTCCATCACGGGCGCCAGAGGAGCTGAGACTGTTTGGCAGTAGTGGCAGCAGTGGCAGTATAGACAGGTCGGCCTTGGAGAAGAGACACTACTTCACCAGTGCAGGGCGCACTGGCACGGTGGTCGAGAGCTTCGAGGTCCGCATCTTCGAGGAAGAGCCAGACGAGGAGACGCCGGCGGGTGCAATGGGCGGCATGACCATAGAAACGGCCAGGTCTCCCCTGGGCTGGTCTCCGTACGGTCAGATGTTCACCCCACGAGAGGTGCAGCcgcacccccacccccccttatCAATTCACCACCGTGACTACAGCATCGACGAGAAGACGGACGCGCTCTTCCACGAGTTCCTCCGCCACGACCCCCAGTTTGACCAGCAGGAGACGCCGAAGAAACATCGCTCGCGCATCCACCTCCGCAAGCAGTGGCAGCGCCACAAGCAGTACAGTGACCCAGGCGTTCGCTACCAGTACCACTCCTTTGAGAGGCAGCGGAACCCCCTCCGACGAGGCGATAGCGTCAACTACCCGCTGGACACAGGCTACCACAGCACGCTTCCACGCATCATCAGTGCGCCTGACGAGGAGGCCAGcgaggggacccccagcaccccCCAGACGCCCAAGGCTGAGGCAGTGGTGGCGGGAGGGGCAGAAAGTGCCGAGGTGGAggaaggagacaggagagagagtcCCAGCAGTAGCTGTGGCAGTAGCACCGTGACCATCACAGACGACAAAGGGATGGCGTCCTGTTCCCCTCCCCCTGTCCCAGAGAGAGATGGTCTGCTAGGGGAGCAGCCCGACCCCCAGGAGGACACTAGGCAGGCAGAACACCCCCTTGAGCCACCTGATGAGCCCCCCCAGCCCCCTGACAAGGGCTACGGCCCACAGACCATCACAGCCGAGCTGACGGACAAGCTGAGCGCCACCCTGGACGAGCGGCTGTACACGGGCCTGCGACGGACAAAGGACCCGACGGCGGTGACTGAGTGTATGGTGACAGTCACTCACGCCTCCCCCGACCACAGCCCAGTGTAG